One genomic window of Anser cygnoides isolate HZ-2024a breed goose chromosome 11, Taihu_goose_T2T_genome, whole genome shotgun sequence includes the following:
- the PIGB gene encoding GPI mannosyltransferase 3, with protein sequence MEAAGGLLLPRGRPRRPEAVRLRKRRSVLYGAARGAAAQPGAGAAGGTSALTALAVAVRVLNCALVRTSFVPDEYWQSLEVAHRMAFSYGHLTWEWAQRLRGYSYPLLFASIYKALQLLGKDDVQLLIWVPRLVQAVLAAFADVKLYLLVRHLENAETAKYVYFCQLCSWFTWYSCTRTLTNTMETLLTIFALYYYPIKGSKMGSSCKYLTLIALAIVIRPTAAIPWIPLVFSHFLREQRKADLILHNCIPVGLVTLGISLIIDRVFFGEWVLVQLNFLKFNVLQNLGTLYGSHPWHWYLTQGLPIILGTHLPFFIHGCVLAPKRYRIFLMAVIWTVLVYSTLSHKEFRFIYPVLPFCMFFCGYSLKHLKAWKKSAASFLLVSNLLPALYTGLIHQRGTLDVMSHVQELCNDSNQSQAFVFIMMPCHSTPFYSHVHCPLKMRFLQCPPDLTGNESYIDEADVFYSNPLGWLNKEFYNDTLLPSHLIFFSVLEQEISSFLALKGYEKTATIFHTHVPQGRVGSHIYVYRKGLK encoded by the exons ATGGAGGCTGCTGgcgggctgctgctgccgcggggccggccgcggcGGCCGGAGGCGGTGCGGCTTCGCAAGCGGCGGTCGGTGCTGTACGGGGCCGCCCGCGGAGCCGCCGCACAGCCCGGCGCCG GCGCTGCCGGCGGGACCTCGGCCCTGACGGCGCTGGCGGTGGCCGTGCGGGTGCTGAACTGCGCCCTGGTGCGGACCAGCTTCGTGCCGGACGAGTACTGGCAGTCGCTGGAGGTGGCGCACCGCATGGCGTTCAG CTATGGGCACCTCACCTGGGAGTGGGCGCAGCGCCTACGGGGCTATTCCTACCCGCTGCTCTTCGCGAGCATCTACAAAGCTTTGCAGCTCCTGGGTAAGGACGACGTTCAGCTGCTG ATATGGGTTCCTAGACTGGTACAAGCAGTTTTGGCAGCTTTTGCTGATGTGAAGCTTTATTTATTAGTGAGACACcttgaaaatgcagaaacagcGAAGTATGTG tactTCTGCCAGCTGTGTTCCTGGTTTACATGGTATTCCTGTACCAGAACTCTTACAAACACCATGGAAACTCTTCTTACCATTTTTGCCCTTTACTACTATCCAATAAAAGGTTCCAAGATGGGGAGCAG TTGCAAATATTTAACACTGATAGCACTTGCAATTGTTATCCGTCCCACCGCTGCTATCCCATGGATACCTTTGGTCTTCAGTCATTTTTTGCGAGAACAGAGGAAAGCAGACCTTATCCTGCACAACTGCATTCCAGTTGG attggTCACATTGGGAATCTCTTTAATAATTGACCGTGTGTTTTTTGGTGAG TGGGTACTGGTTCAGTTGAACTTCTTGAAATTCAACGTGCTGCAGAATTTGGGAACATTGTATGGTTCTCATCCTTGGCACTGGTACTTGACCCAGGGACTACCGATTATCTTGGGTACCCATCTGCCTTTCTTTATTCATGGCTGTGTGCTGGCGCCAAAAAGGTATCGCATCTTTCTAATGGCAGTGATCTGGACAGTGTTAGTATACAG TACATTGAGCCATAAAGAATTCAGGTTCATCTATCCAGTACTGccattttgcatgtttttttgcG GATATTCTTTAAAACACCTGAAAGCATGGAAGAAGTCTGCAGCAAGCTTCCTGCTTGTATCAAACTTACTCCCAGCCCTGTATACAGGCTTGATTCACCAGAGAGGCACTCTTGATGTTATGAGTCACGTGCAGGAACTTTGTAACGACTCTAACCAGTCACAAGCTTTTGTCTTCATCATGATGCCATGCCACTCCACTCCATTTTACAG CCATGTTCACTGTCCTCTAAAAATGAGATTCCTTCAATGTCCCCCAGACCTAACTGGAAATGAAAGCTATATTGATGAAGCAGATGTGTTTTACTCTAATCCACTTGGCTGGCTTAATAAGGAGTTTTACAATGATACATTATTACCTAGTCACttgattttcttcagtgtgcTAGAACAG